Proteins found in one Methylobacter sp. S3L5C genomic segment:
- the infA gene encoding translation initiation factor IF-1 — protein MAKEDQIEMEGKVIDTLPNTMFRVELENGHVVTAHISGKMRKHYIRILTGDSVKVEMTPYDLSKGRITFRMR, from the coding sequence ATGGCTAAAGAAGATCAAATTGAAATGGAAGGCAAGGTAATCGATACCCTTCCTAATACCATGTTTCGCGTCGAACTGGAAAACGGTCACGTTGTGACTGCCCATATTTCCGGAAAAATGCGCAAACATTATATTCGCATTCTCACCGGCGATAGCGTCAAAGTTGAAATGACACCTTACGATTTAAGTAAAGGTCGCATCACTTTCCGTATGCGCTAA